Within Lolium rigidum isolate FL_2022 chromosome 5, APGP_CSIRO_Lrig_0.1, whole genome shotgun sequence, the genomic segment CTTGTGGAGATCACAAAGAAGCTTGTTGGGACTTGTCCAAGCTCGAAGATAGTGTtgagagcctccaattaagttgtggagtgaTGTTCCAACCTTGTGTAAAGGTTGGCTAGCCACGTTGACCGGCACCCTAGTGGAGAAGTGGACTCACCTTTGTGGCTGCTGGTTAGCCTTCGTGGCATCACACCTCTCCAATATAGAACATACTTCTATTTGGAAGAAACTATGGGAAACAATCCCTCATGCCTCGTGTCTTCATTACGGTTACCTCGTTCCCTTTACCTCGCTTACCTTGTTACTTCACTTACTTGTTTCATTGTGGTTCCTTGGCTTTGCATCATGTAGGCtatcatttccatcttgctcacatTTACTTTCTCACGTAAAGCTCTAAAattaaaaagactaaaactttaaGTAGCTCCATTCACCTCCCCTTCCCCCTATAGCCGTTCCAACATACCTTTTAGAAGGCCTTGTCGTCGACGCGGTCACGGCGCCAGACAACGCCCTTGCCCTGTGCAGGTCCATCATGCCGCATCCATCAAAGAGACCCTCCTACGCACTGAGACCCGTCGCCGTCGACGCGGTAGATGCAACACCAATCCACCTTTTGCCTCCTCCAGCTAGCAGTCTAGCACTCAGCTAGCACCTGCTCCAAAAACAATGGCCTCACCATAGCTAGCTCGTGCATAAATAACATGACTTTCTTCATGGATATTATTATTTTAGTCTTGTGGATTACTGGATTATACGCATCGTATGTAACAAGATCTTCCAGAATGAAACACCTACCTTCCAGAAGTGGAAGCAACTCTATATGCTGAGCTAACCATGGTCAAtacttgatagagggagcatatgcacccgggagccgaattgaatttcccctTCTCTTTTGACCTCTTTTCTACATAACTTTAATTGCAGTGGGGAATTTCCCTCTCGTTTCGCCTCAAAACAACGACACTGTTTTACACTTACGAGGTATAGGTATGACGATCATCACCTTTCTCTTCTTATTTTACTTGAATGTTAAAAGCACCCAGCCAATTTCATAGGGTGCGTTTCGTTTATGCCCAGAACAGCCCGACCAAATCGTTGGCATGACCAAAAAATTGGCGAGCCATTCCTCCGCCCGTAACTCGCCAACAGTTGGCGAAAAAATACACTGCAACGGGCGAGCTGGGCTGGGCTAGCCAAATTTCCGGTAACGAACCAAACGGCAGCCGGATACGATGCACTTGCCAATATTTTGGTAAGGCCGACGTTGGCTTTAAACCAAACGTACCCATAGTCTGAACATTTGTGGATTCCATGTATGACAGAACAAGTGATGTCAACAGCTAAATACAAAGCAACGTAAAAACAACCATCATTCCTTAGATACCACAAGGCTCCAGGAGTCCAGGCCAGCTTATATCGAGAACCACAAGCCCAAGAGTCAGAAGACAGCAAGTTGCTGCGGTTACATATAATTTCACAAGTGAATTAAGCATCGCTATTTCGAGAAGTCTAGCCGTTCCGACACAACAGAGACAAACCTCGGctcaatgttcatcatcatcacagCAGCTAAGCTGTTGCATCCTAAGTACCAAATGAAGTCTACAAGCTAACAGAGACAAGCTAAAACAGGCACTCAAGCACACGCATCATGTGAAATACTACATAACTAGATACGGTATCACAGGCTGGGTGTGCGCTGCTTCCCTAACTTGCAGAGCCTTATTGCTCCATAAATATGATCACCAATTCCATAAGGCCCAAGAGGATTGCCAATTTCTGCATAAATAAGATTATTTTGCATAATATGTTAGTTGGGGTTTTCAGAAGCTTTAATTGCCTTCACTAGCCATGTGTTCCCAAACAAGAGAATCCACCAAGCGATCAGTTGTGTTTGGCTATCAAAGCAGACACTTCTACAGTGGTGTTGCCATCATGCAGCTAATTAAGAGTTTTATTTGGAAATATTTGACATAGTCGTTTCCATAAATTTTGTACATCTAGTTAACTCTTCCAGGTTAAACCTATCACAGTCTAGCAATATCGAAAGGTAACCAACTGGAACACCAATTCCTGTATATCAATAGTTCTGACAGCAGAAAATGCCACTAGTGAAGAAAATCCTTTTAGAGAAAAGAATTACCAGCAGATTTCTTCGTGCAAGGAGTATGCCTCCCATAAATAATCTTTCCGCTACCGCAACGAAGCAAGCAATGACCTTGGCGAACAATGTTTCCCACTGAAGTTCAGTATTTGGTTAGTGCAGGTAAAGAATTTGCATACCGAAAGCATACAACATGATTAACAGAAATAAAAAGGACATAATAGATCTGCTTGTACTGATAACAGCTTGGAAAGAACACTGCCTTCTAAGAATGGAAAAGGGTATATTCCTCCTATTTACGGCTAAACCAGTTCGAAGGTAAACAGATCATATTTGTTTCTTTCCACAGTTTGTTGTGTACTTGTACAATCATATTGATGTAGACTCATGTTGTCTATATTTTACATGGTTGAAGGAGAGCTATTACACCTACCTGTTTTCATAATCTAACTATATGCCATGCAAATTACACTGGCTCTCCAAATAACTTGTAACATTGGAAGCTTTAGTTATAAAAGACATATTCCAACTTCTAGTAGGTCACTTATACTCTTAGAGATTCAGTTGCACTTGCATATCCCGTAATCTTTAATTAGGTTGACATTTCTTTCCATCGATGCTTTAACCCAGAGCCGAAGTATGTACTGTAACTCGTAAGAGTTTCAGATTTCTAGGTCACCTTTCAAAGATGATGATTCATCTCCTGTTTGTTCTTTTCTTTCCCTCGAAGACCATTACAGTTAGAATTCACAAATAAAACCAATGGGCGTGTGGCCTAGCGACGGAAATGAGGATGCTCGTCCAACTGACTCGGGTTTGATTTAAGGGATGAATGGTGTGCTGTATTCAAAGTACACGCAGGCATGCACACTCAGTGGTAAAGTGTGTGATGCTATGTGAAGGCTCTCATGCTTTCATAATATATCCTAGCATGTGTAGTGGATGTGTACTCGTGTGGTCGTGTGGTGGCATGAGTGGGAGCGAGCGCATAGTACTCTTAAGTAAAAATTAGGAAGTAACACCCCATGGTGCCATAACAAACTACGATGAAAATAGACCTCAATGGTGCCGTGTCTTTCATTGCGCTCGTCTCTTCTCCAGTGCCACGGCTTCTCGGGGTTCCTTGACGCCCAAAGCCCTTTGCGTGCAGCTCTTGCCTTTCTCTCCCACTGCACAATGAGAGTGCAAGTAAAAACTTTCAGCCAGCATAAACAAATAAGGAGGGACACCATATATTGATATGCACCTGGGAGTTAGGATGGTATGATGTAGCATTGGTCAAAGGATCGTATGCAAACACCAAACATATCAATCAGGAAGCCTTCATCGTGCCCACAAGAAAGCAACACATACGCAAGGAACCCACGGGATTATCCCTTTTTCTGAGGCCACACAAGTCGTGTCCTCTTTTTCTTGTACACGTGATACTCAAAAGTCGAAACTATAAGGCCCAACGGCAACCTTGACATGGCAGGCTGTTCGAATCAGACTCAAATACAGCTTTGTGCCTTTCCATGTACGGAAAAATTCCTAAGGATGAAAATCCTACAAAATTCCTATGGCATTCCTTTGAATGAAACGAACCCTAAGACTAATTTCCAACAATAACGCATCCATTTTCAAGCTACAATTAAACTTATACATCGGATGTTAGGTGAGCATGACTCACGGAAGTTTGTTAGAGAATAGTATTTCAGGTTTATCGAAGAGTATTTCTTCCGCATATTGTACAAGTGCATTTATGTATAGTATATTGCTTACTGCAGAAAACTCTGGGCGTCTGTCATAATTCTTGAAATGCCAAGCGTGACCATTCCTCAGCATCTCCTCCTGACGGAGTCAGACATACAAAATTACTCTCATCAGGGCAGAAGCAATCAAATTAAACCCTAAAAAACATGTTTTCTATTGAATAACTACTCTCTCTTTTTACAAGAAACTTTATCTTTCACCTGGATGAACACAGTGTCGCAATAGATGTCGCCAACATAGCGCTCAAATTGGTCCTGCCCATACACATAAATCTTGGTGCTTTTCCCACCAATGAGCTTCACCAAAGCATTCTTTGATTCCTTCCCATACGGCATCTTAAGCTCCGGAGCATCTACCCCCCTTTAACTCATGAAAGATCGTGTAGTTAACGACATTACTCTAGTTATTTTTTTAATCTCAAGGTGCGGACTACATCAACAATATACCTCAATCTGATTCGATATTTCCTTGCAAGGATCTCATTGCCTGAACAGATTATTATCCTGCTCACGACAATTATTAG encodes:
- the LOC124653542 gene encoding probable staphylococcal-like nuclease CAN2, coding for MSEAYRTTAPSPRTAAEAAQLVATALNWIPRVDLEGIFEFYNFPTSSLPAASSNHLLTSLPAGVQFVLNTLPVNVNCIGDGDGFTAYIAIRDDPRELANVPQEVYEMLTARTKARIRRDYWSADTLRSTLEKSGYKIIICSGNEILARKYRIRLRGVDAPELKMPYGKESKNALVKLIGGKSTKIYVYGQDQFERYVGDIYCDTVFIQEEMLRNGHAWHFKNYDRRPEFSAWERKARAARKGLWASRNPEKPWHWRRDERNERHGTIEWETLFAKVIACFVAVAERLFMGGILLARRNLLKLAILLGLMELVIIFMEQ